Proteins from one Robertmurraya sp. FSL R5-0851 genomic window:
- a CDS encoding threonine aldolase family protein produces MIDMRSDTLTKPSEEMREVMRTAIVGDDCYGEDESVNNLEDYCKELFEVEGALFVPSGTMANQIAIKAQVEEGNEIITEANYHINFYESASTAILSRAVLNCVRKKDGIINKGDVEELINSKPRGPLYSKPQLVTIENTINYYQGKTFPIETIKSLYNYTREIGISLHMDGARLFNAHIATGVPLKEYARNVDSLSVCFAKGLGAPYGSMLMGSEDFIQSARALRKQFGGGLHQIGMYAAAAQYALDYHLIKIKKDHQLTKEMAVLLNEIPEISINVESIETNMIFININSLTNNTNEFLRLCEEYGLLLFPWLPGLVRIVINRHISREDIYKASEIIKTVVKKLSRSVVYV; encoded by the coding sequence ATGATTGATATGAGAAGCGATACTTTAACAAAACCATCTGAAGAAATGCGGGAAGTAATGAGGACTGCTATTGTAGGTGATGATTGCTACGGTGAAGATGAAAGTGTAAATAATTTAGAAGACTATTGTAAAGAACTTTTTGAAGTAGAAGGGGCACTGTTTGTTCCTAGCGGAACAATGGCTAATCAAATAGCAATAAAAGCCCAGGTTGAAGAAGGAAATGAAATTATCACCGAAGCAAATTACCATATTAATTTTTATGAAAGTGCTTCGACTGCAATACTTAGCAGAGCAGTATTGAATTGTGTAAGAAAAAAAGACGGGATTATTAATAAGGGCGATGTCGAGGAATTAATAAATTCAAAGCCGAGAGGGCCTCTATATTCGAAACCACAGTTAGTCACTATTGAGAATACAATAAATTATTATCAAGGTAAGACTTTCCCAATTGAAACCATTAAAAGTTTGTACAACTACACAAGAGAAATAGGTATCTCACTCCATATGGATGGAGCAAGGTTATTTAATGCCCATATTGCTACTGGAGTTCCTTTAAAGGAATATGCAAGAAATGTTGATTCCTTAAGTGTTTGTTTCGCAAAAGGACTGGGTGCACCTTATGGCTCAATGCTTATGGGGAGTGAAGATTTTATACAGTCTGCTAGAGCATTAAGAAAGCAGTTTGGAGGGGGATTACACCAAATTGGAATGTATGCTGCTGCAGCTCAATACGCATTGGATTATCACCTTATAAAAATAAAAAAAGATCATCAACTTACAAAAGAGATGGCTGTTTTACTAAATGAAATTCCAGAGATTTCAATAAATGTTGAAAGCATAGAAACCAACATGATCTTTATAAACATAAATAGCTTAACTAACAACACAAATGAATTTTTAAGATTATGTGAAGAGTACGGATTATTACTTTTTCCTTGGTTACCTGGTTTGGTAAGGATAGTGATTAATCGGCATATATCTAGGGAGGATATTTATAAAGCTTCAGAAATAATAAAGACGGTTGTAAAAAAACTCTCTAGGAGTGTTGTTTATGTATAA
- a CDS encoding recombinase family protein: protein MKVGYARVSTGIQNLDLQLDALKEHGCEEIFTDKISGAKDKRQGLEDALRFVRTGDTLVVWRLDRLGRNMQHLIKIVNDLNDQGVSFHSLQENITMDKASATGQLMFHLFAAFAEFERNLIHERSAAGRAAARARGRLGGRPEKLDKKELEMLKTLVASGTPITDIAQMWGVSRTTVYRYLEKK from the coding sequence ATGAAGGTAGGATATGCGCGCGTTTCCACAGGCATTCAAAATTTAGATTTACAACTAGATGCGCTTAAAGAACATGGCTGTGAAGAGATATTTACTGATAAGATCAGTGGTGCTAAAGATAAACGACAGGGATTAGAAGATGCTCTCCGTTTTGTTCGAACTGGTGATACTTTAGTGGTCTGGCGCTTGGATCGATTGGGAAGGAATATGCAACATCTTATTAAGATTGTCAATGATCTCAATGATCAAGGCGTTAGTTTTCATAGCCTGCAAGAAAACATTACGATGGACAAGGCTAGCGCTACGGGACAGCTTATGTTTCATCTCTTTGCGGCTTTTGCCGAATTTGAGCGCAATCTTATTCACGAACGTTCGGCAGCTGGTCGTGCTGCAGCAAGAGCCAGAGGACGATTAGGAGGAAGACCGGAAAAGTTAGATAAGAAAGAATTAGAAATGTTAAAGACACTAGTGGCAAGTGGAACACCTATTACAGATATTGCTCAAATGTGGGGAGTTTCACGAACAACCGTTTATCGATACCTAGAAAAGAAATAA
- a CDS encoding Tn3 family transposase, with product MASRGKELLTADQRAEFVRIPADMTERELETYYTFSQYDMEIIKRHRRDHNRLGFAVQLCVLRYPGWSLTDVEPIPDYVIQYIAKQINANPDSFSLYAQRDPTKHEHMEEIRQVYGYQNFSVSTYRELAQYLLKHALQNGNSMYLLRTVQEELRNRKIILPGMTTIERLVWETRRRAEEKIFKSLTTTLSLWQKHKLDQLIDPFVESRKTPLAWLRELPGQSSPDAFLKVIERLEYIRELKLPLNINEVHPNRLLQLSRIGARYEPHSFRRFKDNKKYAILIAYLVTLSQDLIDQAIEIHDRQMMILQSKGRKTQEEMQRENGKAVNEKVVHFADIGAALIQARDEGLDPFSTIEKVMPWDKIVTSVEEAKKLARPMDYDYLDLLENRFTYLRKYTPTLLKSLEFRSTKAAEPLLRALKTLNEMNESGKRKVPDEAPLDFVPKRWEKHVYDEEGTINRHYYEMAALTELKNHIRSGDVSVVGSRLHKDFEEYLVPKDEWTTTNLKETRLAVRSSAEEYLEERRKALAERFTWISNNLDSLEGVNIKKAKLRVDRLEKNTPEDARTFSLSLYNMLPRIKLTDLLMEVAHWTGFDEMLIHASTNRPPKGEEKVILMAALMAMGTNIGLTKMADATPGITYHQMANAAQWRLYDDAINRAQATLVNFQHKLALASYWGDGSTSSSDGMRVQVGVSSLHAEANPHYGTGKGATIYRFTSDQFSSFYTKVINTNARDAVHVIDGLLHHETELNIEEHFTDTAGYTDSVFGLSHLLGFRFAPRLRDLADSKLYTIQKPSDFPDLEKLLRGRINTKIIQENFDDVLRLAHSIREGKVSGSLIMGKLGSYARQNKLATALREMGRIEKTIFILDYISNEALRRRIQRGLNKGEAMNGLARALFFGKRGELRERGLQDQLQRASALNIIINAISVWNTVYLTEATNLLKEKGDLREYLLKHISPLGWEHINFLGEYTFDMRKIASLNSLRPLIQ from the coding sequence ATGGCATCAAGGGGAAAGGAACTGCTTACAGCTGATCAAAGAGCAGAATTTGTAAGAATTCCGGCTGATATGACCGAACGGGAACTAGAAACCTACTATACTTTTTCTCAATATGACATGGAGATTATTAAAAGGCATAGAAGAGATCATAATCGTTTGGGATTTGCTGTCCAATTATGTGTACTGCGCTATCCCGGATGGTCTCTCACAGATGTTGAACCTATACCAGATTATGTAATCCAATATATTGCTAAACAAATCAATGCTAATCCTGATTCTTTTTCTTTATATGCCCAACGTGACCCAACCAAGCATGAACATATGGAAGAGATTCGACAGGTATACGGATATCAGAATTTTTCTGTAAGTACATATCGGGAATTAGCTCAGTATCTTTTGAAGCATGCTCTTCAAAATGGTAATTCCATGTATCTGCTTCGAACTGTTCAAGAGGAACTTAGGAATCGAAAAATAATTCTTCCTGGAATGACTACAATAGAGAGGCTCGTGTGGGAAACCCGTCGTAGGGCAGAGGAAAAGATTTTTAAATCCTTAACCACCACTCTTTCATTGTGGCAAAAACATAAATTGGATCAACTTATAGATCCCTTTGTGGAAAGCAGGAAAACCCCATTAGCATGGTTGAGAGAACTTCCCGGCCAATCATCACCTGATGCCTTTCTAAAAGTAATAGAGCGTTTAGAATATATTCGAGAGTTGAAACTGCCATTAAACATAAATGAAGTTCATCCTAATCGATTACTTCAATTATCTCGCATTGGGGCTCGTTATGAACCCCATTCATTTCGTAGATTTAAAGACAATAAGAAATACGCCATTCTTATAGCATATCTAGTAACATTAAGTCAGGATTTAATTGACCAAGCAATTGAAATTCATGATCGGCAAATGATGATTTTACAATCGAAAGGCCGTAAAACCCAAGAGGAAATGCAAAGGGAAAATGGAAAAGCAGTTAATGAAAAAGTTGTTCATTTTGCAGATATTGGGGCTGCACTTATTCAAGCACGAGATGAAGGACTTGATCCATTTAGCACCATTGAAAAGGTAATGCCTTGGGATAAAATCGTTACTTCTGTTGAAGAGGCAAAAAAATTAGCTCGACCAATGGATTATGATTACCTTGATTTGCTAGAGAATCGATTTACTTATCTGAGAAAGTATACCCCTACTCTTCTGAAATCATTAGAGTTTCGTTCTACAAAAGCAGCAGAACCATTATTACGTGCATTAAAAACATTGAACGAAATGAATGAATCTGGAAAAAGAAAAGTACCAGATGAAGCTCCGTTAGATTTCGTTCCAAAACGATGGGAAAAGCATGTATACGATGAAGAAGGAACCATTAATCGGCATTATTATGAAATGGCTGCCCTTACAGAATTAAAAAATCATATTCGTTCAGGAGACGTATCTGTTGTCGGTAGTAGGCTCCATAAAGACTTTGAGGAGTACCTTGTTCCCAAAGATGAATGGACAACAACCAATCTAAAGGAAACTAGACTGGCGGTTCGTTCATCAGCAGAGGAATATCTTGAAGAAAGAAGGAAGGCTCTAGCTGAACGCTTTACATGGATTTCAAATAATCTTGATAGTCTTGAAGGAGTAAATATAAAAAAAGCAAAACTTAGAGTGGATCGTTTGGAAAAGAATACCCCAGAAGATGCACGAACCTTCAGTTTATCCTTATATAATATGCTCCCAAGAATTAAGCTCACTGATCTATTAATGGAGGTAGCGCACTGGACAGGATTTGACGAAATGTTAATACACGCTTCCACCAATCGCCCTCCGAAGGGAGAAGAAAAGGTCATTTTGATGGCTGCACTTATGGCAATGGGAACAAATATTGGGTTGACTAAAATGGCAGATGCTACACCTGGAATTACTTATCACCAGATGGCCAATGCCGCACAATGGCGATTGTATGATGATGCTATAAATCGAGCACAGGCAACTTTGGTAAATTTTCAACACAAACTTGCTCTAGCTTCTTATTGGGGAGATGGCTCTACATCTTCATCTGACGGAATGCGAGTACAAGTTGGTGTTTCATCGTTGCATGCGGAAGCAAATCCTCATTACGGTACCGGAAAGGGTGCAACTATTTATCGGTTTACAAGTGATCAATTTTCTTCGTTTTATACGAAAGTCATTAATACCAATGCAAGAGATGCTGTCCATGTAATCGATGGGTTACTTCATCATGAAACAGAATTAAATATTGAAGAGCATTTCACAGACACAGCTGGCTATACAGATTCAGTATTCGGATTAAGTCATTTGTTAGGTTTTCGTTTTGCGCCAAGGCTTCGTGACTTAGCTGATTCCAAACTATACACAATTCAAAAGCCAAGTGATTTTCCTGACCTAGAAAAATTACTTCGTGGACGGATTAACACAAAGATTATTCAGGAAAACTTTGATGACGTACTCCGTTTAGCCCATTCGATTCGAGAAGGAAAAGTGTCTGGTTCGCTGATTATGGGGAAATTGGGGTCATATGCAAGACAAAACAAGTTAGCTACTGCCTTACGAGAAATGGGAAGAATCGAAAAGACTATTTTTATTTTAGATTACATATCTAATGAAGCTCTACGTAGGCGTATTCAACGAGGCTTAAATAAAGGAGAAGCTATGAATGGCTTGGCAAGAGCATTATTCTTTGGAAAACGAGGTGAATTACGAGAACGAGGACTGCAAGATCAACTTCAACGCGCAAGTGCTTTAAACATTATAATTAATGCCATTAGCGTATGGAATACCGTATACCTTACCGAAGCAACAAATTTGTTGAAGGAAAAAGGGGATTTGCGAGAATACTTGCTAAAACATATTTCACCCTTGGGATGGGAGCATATCAATTTTCTTGGTGAATACACCTTTGATATGAGGAAAATAGCTAGTTTAAATTCACTGCGTCCTCTTATTCAATAA
- a CDS encoding type II toxin-antitoxin system PemK/MazF family toxin: MDQKSYDHAVLKKADKKKLHPTRPVRGEIYNVLISEDNVGTELNGNHLCVIISNKKKNLYSEKVNVVPIEGDGKKIDPKNNIQLTNADLEDGNLDKDPSKIIGADIMTLDKARLERRIGKLKDDKLDEVIEMVKAQLGITN, translated from the coding sequence TTGGATCAAAAATCATACGACCATGCTGTTTTAAAAAAGGCAGATAAGAAAAAACTGCATCCAACGCGCCCTGTAAGAGGGGAGATTTATAATGTTCTCATCTCTGAAGATAACGTCGGGACTGAATTAAACGGGAATCACTTGTGTGTTATTATCTCGAATAAAAAGAAAAACCTATATTCTGAGAAAGTGAATGTGGTACCCATTGAGGGTGATGGTAAAAAAATCGATCCCAAAAACAATATCCAGTTAACAAACGCTGACCTTGAAGATGGAAATTTAGATAAAGACCCATCGAAAATCATCGGAGCTGATATTATGACGTTAGACAAGGCCAGGTTGGAACGAAGGATAGGCAAATTAAAAGATGACAAACTAGATGAAGTAATTGAAATGGTTAAAGCACAATTAGGTATTACCAACTAA
- a CDS encoding LysE/ArgO family amino acid transporter: MLAALIHGIVLAFGLILPLGAQNVFVFNQGASQPKFRGAIPVVITASLCDTLLILLAVLGVSVIVLSVPVLQTVIFSIGLLFLLYMGWSIWNSDPANLNQQEVAMSPKKQILFAMSVSLLNPHAILDTIGVIGTSSLSYTGTEKVGFTVACIVVSWLWFLGLAIAGKVVGNFDTEGKLLKLLNKVSAIIIWGVALYIAIELYNMF, translated from the coding sequence ATGTTAGCAGCACTAATTCACGGAATAGTATTAGCCTTTGGGCTAATACTTCCCCTTGGGGCACAGAATGTATTTGTATTCAATCAGGGGGCTTCTCAACCAAAATTTAGAGGAGCCATCCCAGTTGTAATTACAGCTTCACTTTGTGATACTTTACTCATTTTATTAGCAGTATTAGGGGTATCTGTTATCGTATTATCTGTTCCTGTTCTGCAAACAGTCATCTTTTCTATAGGGCTATTATTTCTTCTTTATATGGGGTGGTCTATTTGGAATAGTGATCCTGCAAACCTGAATCAACAAGAAGTAGCCATGTCGCCTAAGAAACAGATTTTGTTTGCTATGTCAGTGTCCCTTCTTAATCCCCATGCAATTCTTGATACGATTGGTGTGATTGGAACTAGTTCACTTAGCTATACGGGTACAGAAAAAGTAGGATTTACTGTCGCATGTATTGTCGTCTCTTGGCTTTGGTTTCTAGGTCTTGCAATAGCCGGAAAAGTAGTAGGTAACTTTGATACAGAAGGAAAGCTATTAAAACTGCTAAACAAAGTATCTGCAATAATTATATGGGGAGTAGCTTTATACATAGCTATTGAGTTGTACAATATGTTCTAG
- a CDS encoding IS4 family transposase — protein MDKITRKTSFGQWFSPINIQLFEEQVKTMKLDYYTKKLTTESFLKLLLFAQLEEIESLHALGDCLFDDQLQKGIDLDSISISQLSRRLNGMNPDLFQRLFLDLVVQIHAKTHYTKLVMPLKIIDSSTLPLNLTNHKWAKFRKTKAGVKLHLRLVFMEKGASYPEKAVITTANEHDRGQLEIMVDDKECMYVFDRGYLDYERFDRMTDDGYFFLSRLRKNAVIREVYDFKLPEDSAVLSDQMVLIGTTQNRAENYFRLLKVLDSKGNELHLITNRFDLNAEEISEMYKSRWAIELFFKWIKQHLSIKKFYGQSEWAIQNQVFIALIVFCLHVLVQLETNSKRKTLKISRYLRAALWKPAHIWLRKIEGKAIP, from the coding sequence ATGGACAAGATTACACGAAAAACTTCATTTGGACAATGGTTTTCACCAATTAATATTCAATTATTTGAAGAACAGGTGAAAACGATGAAATTAGATTACTATACGAAAAAATTAACGACAGAGTCTTTCCTAAAATTACTACTTTTTGCCCAGCTAGAAGAAATCGAAAGCCTGCATGCGCTAGGTGATTGTCTATTCGATGACCAACTTCAAAAAGGGATTGACCTTGATTCGATCAGTATTTCTCAGCTGTCACGGCGATTAAATGGCATGAACCCAGATCTATTTCAAAGGCTTTTCCTTGATTTGGTCGTACAAATTCATGCCAAGACACACTATACGAAACTGGTCATGCCGTTAAAAATCATTGATTCAAGCACATTGCCACTTAATTTGACCAATCATAAATGGGCAAAGTTCCGTAAGACAAAAGCCGGTGTGAAGTTGCATCTACGCCTTGTGTTTATGGAAAAAGGTGCGTCCTATCCCGAAAAAGCAGTCATAACAACGGCAAACGAACATGATCGTGGTCAACTTGAAATCATGGTCGATGACAAGGAATGCATGTATGTGTTTGACCGTGGCTATCTAGACTACGAGCGCTTTGATCGCATGACAGATGATGGTTACTTTTTTCTATCAAGGCTAAGAAAAAACGCCGTTATACGGGAGGTTTATGATTTTAAACTACCCGAGGATTCCGCTGTTTTATCAGATCAAATGGTCCTGATTGGTACAACCCAAAACCGTGCTGAAAATTACTTTCGCCTTCTAAAAGTGCTTGATTCCAAAGGAAATGAACTCCATTTAATCACCAATCGCTTTGATTTGAACGCTGAAGAAATTTCAGAGATGTATAAATCAAGGTGGGCCATTGAGTTGTTTTTTAAATGGATCAAACAGCACCTTAGCATCAAAAAGTTCTACGGACAAAGCGAATGGGCCATTCAAAATCAAGTGTTTATCGCACTTATCGTTTTTTGCCTACATGTTCTTGTTCAACTTGAGACAAATAGTAAGCGAAAAACCTTAAAAATTAGCCGTTATCTACGGGCTGCCCTTTGGAAACCAGCCCATATTTGGCTCCGAAAAATTGAAGGAAAAGCCATTCCTTGA
- a CDS encoding fatty acid desaturase family protein, whose translation MQTNTDKHKIKKAKFSAEIRSRTKELHKRNNWYNFFSIGYDWAIITCAIVFAKTFPDWWTYIISIAIIGSRMRAFDNLMHEASHLLLFKNRILNKWIACLFAAFPVFTSYTTYCNSHYLHHRHLWDIENDPDTKRYALIGLDKPQNNINRFIMKHIIKPLTLTHVPKYIYGTIKVNIFSKEEPWSERVAKVLYWLSIITISVTFNFWQELILFWFVPLLSTFQIIRYWAEMAEHSGLKNENELFASRNTFGNPVH comes from the coding sequence ATGCAAACAAACACGGATAAACATAAGATTAAAAAGGCAAAGTTCTCTGCAGAAATACGTTCAAGAACTAAGGAGCTACATAAGAGGAATAATTGGTATAATTTCTTTTCTATTGGCTATGATTGGGCTATTATTACATGTGCAATTGTCTTTGCTAAAACATTTCCTGACTGGTGGACCTATATCATTAGCATAGCTATTATAGGGAGTAGAATGAGAGCTTTCGACAACTTAATGCATGAAGCAAGCCATTTGTTGTTATTTAAAAATCGTATTTTGAATAAATGGATAGCTTGCCTGTTTGCTGCATTTCCTGTATTTACATCCTATACTACTTACTGCAATTCGCACTATTTACACCATAGGCACCTATGGGATATAGAAAATGATCCTGATACTAAAAGATATGCCCTAATTGGATTGGACAAACCACAAAATAATATAAACAGATTTATAATGAAACATATTATAAAACCACTTACATTAACACATGTTCCAAAATATATTTATGGCACAATTAAAGTAAATATCTTTTCAAAAGAAGAGCCTTGGTCAGAAAGAGTTGCTAAAGTTTTATATTGGTTGTCAATTATTACAATTAGTGTTACTTTCAACTTTTGGCAGGAATTAATTCTTTTCTGGTTTGTTCCTCTTCTATCCACATTTCAAATTATAAGATATTGGGCAGAAATGGCGGAGCATTCAGGTTTAAAAAATGAAAATGAACTATTCGCAAGTAGAAATACTTTTGGTAATCCAGTACACTAG
- the hisC gene encoding histidinol-phosphate transaminase, with product MKPKKQLSTITPYHPGKTIEEVKRTYGLNHVVKLASNENPYGCSHYVQKSIMSELNKLSFYPDSRADRLREKLADSIGVNEDQFIFGNGTDELIRMICRAYLGSDTNTVMSDLTFSQYKRNAIIEGAEVREVPHVNGRHNIMGMIDATDKKTTVVWICNPNNPTGEYVRKNELITLLDELNKDILVVCDEAYYEYVDADDFPDTVSIMNKYPNLMILRTFSKAYGLAALRIGYGICKTEVINVLETVRETFNTSRLAQVAAVAAFEDQSFIKECHEKNRRELQQFYSFCWRFGLSYFPTQTNFIFIDMKRDTDSLANRLLSKGFIIRPGSEFACPTSVRITIGSSAQNDDLIAHLSQLLQMSEMIEK from the coding sequence ATGAAACCTAAAAAACAACTTTCGACAATAACACCCTATCATCCAGGAAAAACAATTGAAGAAGTTAAACGTACTTATGGTCTTAATCATGTAGTGAAACTTGCTTCCAATGAAAATCCATATGGTTGTTCTCATTACGTTCAAAAGTCAATTATGTCTGAGCTCAACAAACTATCCTTTTATCCAGACAGTCGGGCAGATAGATTAAGAGAAAAACTTGCTGATTCTATTGGAGTGAATGAAGATCAGTTTATATTTGGAAATGGAACTGATGAATTGATTCGGATGATATGTAGAGCTTACTTAGGATCGGATACAAACACAGTGATGTCAGATTTGACTTTTTCTCAATATAAACGAAATGCGATTATAGAGGGGGCAGAGGTCCGAGAGGTTCCCCATGTAAATGGTCGTCACAATATTATGGGAATGATCGATGCGACTGATAAAAAGACAACGGTCGTTTGGATTTGTAATCCTAATAATCCTACAGGTGAGTATGTTCGTAAAAATGAGCTCATAACACTTTTAGATGAGCTCAACAAAGACATCCTTGTAGTCTGTGATGAAGCGTATTACGAATACGTAGATGCAGACGATTTCCCGGATACAGTATCTATAATGAATAAGTATCCTAATTTAATGATTTTGCGAACTTTTTCGAAAGCTTATGGTCTAGCAGCACTTCGTATTGGTTATGGTATTTGTAAAACGGAAGTAATTAATGTTTTAGAAACAGTGAGGGAAACATTTAATACTTCTCGTTTAGCCCAAGTGGCTGCTGTCGCAGCTTTTGAAGATCAATCCTTTATTAAAGAGTGTCACGAGAAAAATCGAAGGGAACTGCAACAATTCTATTCATTTTGTTGGAGATTTGGACTCTCTTATTTTCCAACCCAGACTAATTTTATATTTATTGATATGAAAAGAGACACAGATAGTTTAGCAAATCGTTTATTATCTAAAGGATTTATTATTCGTCCAGGTAGTGAGTTTGCATGCCCAACTAGTGTAAGAATTACGATAGGTAGCTCAGCACAAAACGATGATCTAATTGCACATTTGTCACAATTACTTCAGATGTCGGAAATGATTGAAAAATAG
- a CDS encoding APC family permease, giving the protein MSLKRDLGWKEATSLGTGAMVGAGIFILSGVATGKAGPAVMLAFVIAAILEILLGLCYAELASRYPRAGGAYEYVSQTMGSFVGTLIGWSYWGAWLAASSFVSQGFGNYLHSLTGAPPLLSAIILLLVLGFLNMLGIKFSGVVQVGIVVVEIIVLILFFALGFGHVNYSLYTPFAPNGYEGILAAALVGFLSMVGWDVIVDAGEEMKNPSKTIPKAILSSIIIVLVLYSGLLFVSTGVVPWQELGLSKVPVALASQQFLGDFGPTLVSIVIVIALPATANAFIISISRTAFAMGRNGLLPKKFGFIHPRFQTPVLAILLGVSIQIMFTLVSSINIAVNATGFLYLLTFIFTMIAFFISRRKVSVEERANQFSVPMYPFLPALALIISICLLVPVGGSGFFSGLIWLSIGFAIYLIRTKSIKETDRIRIKENEAKFSSAK; this is encoded by the coding sequence ATGAGCCTAAAAAGAGATTTAGGGTGGAAAGAAGCTACTTCTCTAGGAACTGGAGCTATGGTAGGTGCTGGTATTTTTATTCTAAGTGGTGTAGCAACTGGAAAAGCAGGCCCAGCTGTGATGCTTGCTTTTGTCATTGCAGCAATCTTAGAGATTTTACTTGGATTATGTTATGCAGAACTAGCATCAAGATACCCTAGGGCAGGTGGTGCCTATGAATATGTTAGTCAAACAATGGGATCATTTGTTGGAACTCTAATTGGATGGTCATACTGGGGGGCATGGCTTGCAGCAAGTAGTTTCGTTTCCCAAGGATTTGGGAATTATCTTCATTCTTTAACGGGTGCCCCTCCGTTACTGAGTGCGATCATTCTTCTTCTTGTTTTAGGATTTCTAAATATGCTTGGAATAAAGTTTAGTGGTGTCGTTCAAGTGGGAATTGTAGTTGTTGAAATTATCGTACTTATTTTATTTTTTGCTCTAGGTTTTGGTCATGTGAATTATTCATTATATACACCGTTTGCCCCTAATGGCTATGAAGGAATACTTGCTGCCGCATTGGTTGGTTTTCTTTCCATGGTTGGCTGGGATGTAATTGTGGATGCTGGAGAGGAAATGAAAAATCCGAGTAAAACCATTCCAAAAGCCATTTTATCATCCATTATCATTGTACTTGTTCTGTACTCGGGACTATTATTTGTTTCAACAGGAGTTGTTCCTTGGCAGGAACTTGGTTTATCAAAAGTACCAGTCGCTTTAGCTAGCCAACAATTTTTAGGGGATTTTGGACCGACCTTAGTCAGTATAGTGATTGTTATAGCTTTACCAGCAACAGCCAATGCTTTTATCATATCGATTTCGAGAACTGCCTTTGCGATGGGTCGTAATGGATTATTACCGAAAAAATTTGGATTTATCCATCCTCGATTTCAGACTCCAGTTTTGGCAATATTGTTAGGGGTTAGCATACAAATTATGTTTACCCTTGTAAGTTCAATCAATATTGCCGTTAATGCAACTGGCTTTTTGTATCTCCTTACGTTTATTTTTACGATGATTGCCTTTTTTATTTCGAGGAGAAAAGTATCTGTTGAAGAAAGAGCAAATCAGTTTTCAGTCCCTATGTATCCTTTTTTACCAGCCCTTGCCTTAATTATTAGCATTTGTTTACTCGTTCCAGTTGGAGGGTCCGGTTTCTTTTCAGGATTGATATGGTTGTCAATCGGATTTGCTATCTATTTAATTCGTACTAAGTCAATTAAAGAAACTGATAGGATAAGAATAAAAGAGAATGAGGCTAAATTCTCTTCTGCGAAATGA
- a CDS encoding molybdopterin-dependent oxidoreductase yields the protein MNYPMLKTPNLDRKPSSLRYYQEGPPKSIDLDTWHLSVTGLVEKELTFTYQDLLEMQQVEESRRMVCVCNWSIRRPWKGILLSSVIEMAGVTNPEKYYLKQTSIGTKEKGVYESTIPLGDALSRRALIVHTVDGEPLPMEQGYPLRLFDFGLYGYKNVKGLAKLEVTEEYQIGEWERRAGYDINGIVRPKKYWIADLKKWGFIEKPGEVTEF from the coding sequence GTGAATTACCCAATGCTTAAGACTCCAAATTTAGACCGAAAGCCATCTTCGCTTCGGTATTATCAAGAAGGTCCACCTAAATCTATTGATTTAGATACTTGGCATCTATCTGTTACTGGATTGGTAGAAAAAGAATTAACTTTTACCTATCAAGATTTATTAGAAATGCAACAAGTAGAGGAAAGTAGAAGAATGGTTTGTGTCTGTAATTGGAGTATTCGCCGTCCATGGAAGGGAATTTTGTTATCCAGCGTTATAGAAATGGCTGGAGTAACTAATCCTGAAAAATACTATTTAAAGCAAACTAGTATAGGAACTAAGGAAAAAGGTGTATATGAATCAACTATTCCTTTAGGTGATGCTCTTTCCAGACGAGCATTGATTGTTCATACGGTTGATGGGGAACCTTTACCAATGGAACAAGGATATCCATTAAGATTATTCGATTTTGGGCTGTACGGATACAAAAATGTAAAAGGTTTAGCAAAATTGGAAGTAACAGAAGAATATCAAATTGGGGAATGGGAACGACGTGCGGGATACGATATCAATGGTATAGTTAGGCCTAAAAAATACTGGATTGCAGATTTGAAAAAATGGGGTTTTATAGAAAAACCAGGTGAAGTCACGGAATTTTAG